One Onthophagus taurus isolate NC chromosome 11, IU_Otau_3.0, whole genome shotgun sequence genomic window carries:
- the LOC111424087 gene encoding uncharacterized protein — protein MLDWVIMTGEPNQVKRPSVYGLDASLQSTRMKPNNYSPYMPGPSTYTNNFSFYSNFGQIPASVTFPLPPIEAAYSDGVSNSTALTRCKRKMDDTPISRSVKQHITEDRMAEHLSKLHISTQNPAPSSEPETTETTEKRLYMCEEMRKLQTESVIPQSLLDRVTGPCKALVLWSPPQRIFPVLPNIAEDENYDNNNEEAVPDNNLMDLDR, from the exons ATGTTGGATTGGGTGATTATGACTGGTGAACCTAACCAAGTAAAAAGACCATCTGTATACGGTTTGGATGCTTCTTTACAATCAACAAGAATGAAACCGAATAATTATTCACCATACATGCCTGGACCATCCACTTACACCAACAATTTCTCTTTTTACTCCAATTTTGGGCAAATACCAGCTTCTGTTACGTTCCCTTTGCCTCCAATTGAGGCAGCTTATAGCGATGGTGTCTCAAATAGTACTGCATTAACAAgatgtaaaagaaaaatggatGATACCCCAAT TTCTCGTTCTGTGAAGCAACATATCACAGAAGATCGTATGGCTGAACATTTATCGAAATTACATATAAGCACACAAAACCCAGCCCCATCATCTGAACCAGAGACAACCGAAACTACAGAAAAACGTCTCTACATGTGTGAGGAAATGAGAAAGTTACAAACAGAATCCGTTATACCGCAATCACTTTTGGATCGTGTAACCGGACCTTGTAAAGCTTTAGTTTTGTGGTCTCCACCCCAAAGAATTTTTCCGGTACTTCCAAACATAGCAGAAGATGAAAATTatgataataataacgaagaagCCGTTcctgataataatttaatggatcttgatcgataa